A window from Frischella perrara encodes these proteins:
- a CDS encoding helix-turn-helix domain-containing protein, whose protein sequence is MNKDWQRADIIAAIKKRKKSLRSLSLEAGLAQDTLRNALERKWPKGERIIAQAIGIPPEIIWPSRYNKK, encoded by the coding sequence ATGAATAAAGATTGGCAAAGAGCAGATATTATTGCTGCAATAAAGAAAAGAAAAAAATCATTGAGAAGTCTTTCTCTTGAGGCGGGTTTAGCGCAAGATACACTTAGAAATGCGCTTGAAAGAAAATGGCCAAAAGGTGAACGTATTATTGCCCAAGCAATCGGTATACCGCCGGAAATTATTTGGCCATCAAGATATAATAAAAAATAA
- a CDS encoding RHS repeat domain-containing protein, with the protein MINEHIKRLIIIFIITITLPLQKIAHAQLFYNDQQIISGESYDNVKLPNLEYIESNVDLRVKVLGGEVKLNRSWVNGRWYANPAWTNLRFILDPLDNSVKTIDRAGTMYQRVKNDQLFTYETVAIKKIESGWRWFDQQGNWINFDDKGRLLEYGDANNVKVSFILDDEGRRIAINDHFGELVYRFTYNDQENLVQVTDREGRTVNYEWSGNKLVKVIDVMGNEWFYGYDANGQLNQKTSPDGNFIKIDYTVSTPAPLTAMTSGKEGAVISQNPVITTGSINRDTKLAQVGKIIEKNGAVTIYNRHYNRINKQFSITLTAANGEKITTEYDSKGRKLKQTINDNLTELYQRDTLNNEVKFTNERGLNTTIQYNESNFPTKIVYPNGASEFYEYNKSNKLIKITNINGLVVTFDYDNLMRPKEVIFALGKPEQRKISFSYDNYGQQIAAIISDGNKTIELQKTFDRYGNIITYTDGKGYQSQYTYNIQGQIKTVKNYLQDFWQFNYNLAGYSTEIIDPLNHSMFFTTDFMGRLTKYIDALGHETLFNYSFTPDGYETKVTNPLNQTTTYQYDNLYHLIKTISTTGLEKQKIYNAEGEIIQDIDEVGNVITYEYGTKGSDLAGLVAKIVLPTYSAVFSYNNTNNITEINQLLGDNKTITKHFVYDQMGSLTQVIDAANRLTQTDFNILGYPIKKIDAVGGQTTFERDLLGNLNKIIDANENQYSYVYDENNNLIKETKSLGNEVEYFYNEIDQLVEQKNSNGNRVIYQYDKAGNNIKKSYLDKAQSIPSQEIYYSYNEANQLIEVQQTGDTNTHFIYQRDALGRVIQETISYGDGNDKITKTLKYSYDEEGNLISFNYPDNSSVNYQYDKNQLIQATLANGEIITWSNYQWLMPTKINYPSITQNNLYDPLLRILQINVSNNDKSLLKRDYLYDEVGNISQIETENGLINYQYDSLDRMTMSKPSNEIQNLGVPIESYEYDLIGNRISSLQYSEEWIYNQFNQLTKLGDGENKTILTYTPNGQLASEVTSDKKWSYHYNAADRLISVKDENNEIASYQYDAFGRRISKMVNGEVTYFMYANEGLIAELNNNGELIVAYGWVPNSEWGTHPLWYAKLAMNQTLQTATYNYLITDHLGTPQLAFNNQGQPTWKIYNDAFGNVILDPNNNITLNLRFPGQYYDQETGLFYNYFRDYNPKIGRYIQSDPIGISGGINTYIYANSNPLIYIDPNGKFGLVGAAWGAGLSFGGQLLVNYYITGNAWVSFRCIKFQKVLVSAALGAASPGLFQLVKPGCCELGLARSDVILYHLGFTQPVKATFNKILPNLRFGDDCECKDIDNGLFGKFSHKSTTL; encoded by the coding sequence ATGATAAATGAACACATAAAACGGTTAATCATAATTTTTATAATAACCATCACCTTACCGTTACAGAAAATAGCCCACGCACAACTTTTTTATAATGATCAACAAATTATATCAGGCGAAAGTTATGATAATGTTAAATTACCTAACCTAGAATACATCGAAAGTAATGTTGATCTGAGAGTGAAAGTACTTGGTGGAGAGGTAAAATTGAATCGAAGTTGGGTTAATGGGCGTTGGTATGCTAATCCGGCTTGGACAAATTTACGTTTTATACTTGATCCTTTAGATAATAGTGTTAAAACGATTGATAGAGCAGGTACAATGTACCAACGTGTTAAGAATGATCAATTATTTACTTACGAGACAGTCGCAATTAAGAAAATTGAAAGTGGTTGGCGATGGTTTGATCAACAAGGTAATTGGATTAATTTTGATGATAAAGGAAGGTTACTTGAATATGGTGATGCAAATAATGTCAAAGTTAGTTTTATCTTAGATGATGAAGGACGACGAATTGCTATTAACGATCATTTTGGTGAACTTGTATATCGTTTTACCTATAATGACCAAGAAAATCTTGTACAAGTTACAGATCGCGAAGGTCGAACAGTTAATTATGAATGGTCTGGCAATAAGCTTGTAAAAGTCATTGATGTGATGGGTAATGAATGGTTTTATGGTTATGATGCAAATGGACAGCTTAATCAAAAAACATCGCCAGATGGTAATTTTATTAAAATTGATTATACTGTTTCTACTCCTGCTCCTTTAACGGCAATGACCAGTGGTAAAGAAGGTGCAGTAATTTCACAGAATCCCGTAATAACAACTGGTTCAATTAATCGAGACACTAAATTAGCACAAGTTGGTAAAATTATTGAGAAAAATGGCGCAGTAACTATTTATAATCGTCATTACAATCGTATTAATAAGCAATTCTCAATTACTCTAACTGCTGCTAATGGAGAAAAAATAACAACTGAATATGATTCTAAGGGGCGTAAATTAAAACAAACTATAAATGATAATTTAACTGAACTTTATCAAAGGGACACATTAAATAATGAAGTTAAATTTACAAATGAAAGAGGATTAAACACAACTATACAGTATAATGAAAGTAATTTCCCAACTAAAATAGTTTACCCTAACGGTGCCAGTGAGTTTTATGAATATAATAAATCAAATAAACTAATAAAAATAACCAACATAAATGGTTTAGTAGTTACATTTGACTATGACAATTTAATGAGACCCAAGGAGGTAATCTTTGCACTAGGTAAACCTGAACAACGTAAAATTAGTTTTAGTTATGACAATTATGGTCAACAAATAGCAGCGATTATCAGTGATGGCAATAAAACAATTGAATTACAAAAGACTTTTGATAGATATGGGAATATTATTACTTACACTGATGGTAAAGGGTATCAATCTCAATATACTTATAACATCCAAGGACAAATTAAAACTGTAAAGAATTATTTACAGGACTTTTGGCAATTTAATTATAATTTAGCTGGGTATTCCACAGAAATCATTGATCCACTTAATCATAGCATGTTTTTTACAACCGATTTTATGGGACGCTTAACAAAGTATATTGACGCATTAGGTCATGAAACACTTTTTAATTATAGCTTTACTCCGGATGGATATGAAACTAAAGTTACCAATCCACTCAATCAAACAACTACATATCAGTATGATAATTTATATCATCTTATTAAAACTATAAGTACTACAGGATTAGAGAAACAAAAAATTTATAATGCGGAAGGAGAAATAATTCAAGATATAGATGAGGTAGGTAATGTCATCACTTATGAATATGGAACTAAAGGATCTGATTTGGCAGGTTTGGTAGCTAAAATAGTCCTTCCTACTTATTCAGCAGTATTTAGTTATAATAACACAAATAATATCACGGAAATTAATCAATTATTGGGTGACAACAAAACAATAACAAAACATTTTGTTTACGATCAAATGGGTTCTTTAACTCAAGTAATTGATGCTGCGAATAGGTTAACACAAACTGATTTTAATATTTTAGGTTATCCTATAAAAAAAATTGATGCTGTAGGAGGTCAAACAACTTTTGAGAGAGACTTATTAGGTAACTTGAATAAAATTATAGATGCCAATGAAAATCAATATTCTTACGTTTATGACGAAAACAATAATCTTATTAAGGAAACAAAATCCTTAGGCAATGAAGTAGAGTATTTTTATAATGAAATTGATCAGTTAGTTGAGCAAAAAAATAGTAATGGAAACCGCGTCATATATCAGTATGATAAGGCTGGAAATAATATTAAAAAAAGTTATCTTGATAAAGCACAATCAATACCCAGTCAGGAAATTTATTATTCTTATAATGAGGCAAATCAGTTAATAGAAGTACAACAAACAGGCGATACAAACACTCATTTTATTTATCAGCGTGATGCTTTAGGGCGAGTTATACAAGAAACCATTAGTTACGGTGATGGAAATGATAAGATTACTAAAACACTTAAATATAGTTATGATGAAGAGGGAAATTTAATTTCCTTTAATTATCCAGATAACAGTTCTGTCAACTATCAGTATGATAAAAATCAATTAATTCAAGCAACCTTAGCAAATGGTGAAATAATTACTTGGAGTAATTACCAATGGCTTATGCCAACTAAAATAAATTATCCAAGTATTACTCAAAATAATTTATATGATCCCTTGTTACGAATTTTACAGATAAATGTATCAAACAATGATAAATCTTTACTTAAGCGTGATTATTTATATGATGAGGTTGGAAATATTTCACAAATTGAAACTGAAAATGGTCTCATTAATTATCAATATGATTCACTTGATCGAATGACCATGTCTAAACCATCAAATGAAATTCAAAATTTGGGTGTACCAATTGAATCTTATGAATATGACTTGATAGGTAATCGAATCAGTAGTTTACAATATTCAGAGGAATGGATTTATAACCAATTTAATCAACTCACAAAATTAGGAGATGGTGAAAATAAAACGATATTAACTTATACACCAAATGGTCAGTTAGCCTCAGAAGTAACAAGCGATAAAAAATGGAGTTATCATTATAATGCAGCTGATCGTCTCATCAGCGTTAAAGATGAAAATAATGAAATAGCAAGTTACCAATATGATGCATTTGGTCGTAGAATCAGTAAAATGGTTAACGGTGAAGTTACCTATTTTATGTATGCAAATGAAGGATTAATAGCTGAATTAAATAATAACGGTGAACTGATCGTGGCCTATGGTTGGGTACCCAACTCAGAATGGGGTACTCACCCATTATGGTATGCTAAATTGGCAATGAATCAGACACTGCAAACAGCAACTTATAATTACTTAATTACTGATCATTTAGGTACCCCGCAACTAGCGTTCAACAACCAAGGACAACCGACATGGAAAATATATAATGATGCCTTTGGGAATGTTATTTTAGATCCTAATAATAATATTACTTTAAATTTGCGATTTCCTGGACAATATTACGATCAAGAAACAGGATTGTTCTATAATTACTTTCGTGATTATAATCCAAAGATAGGTCGTTATATACAAAGTGATCCTATAGGTATTTCTGGCGGTATTAATACCTATATCTATGCTAACAGTAACCCATTAATTTATATAGATCCAAATGGGAAATTTGGTTTAGTAGGAGCAGCTTGGGGAGCTGGCTTGAGTTTTGGGGGACAATTATTGGTAAACTACTACATAACCGGTAATGCATGGGTTTCTTTTCGTTGTATTAAATTCCAAAAAGTTTTAGTCTCTGCTGCTTTAGGTGCAGCAAGCCCTGGCTTATTTCAACTAGTAAAACCTGGATGTTGTGAATTGGGTTTAGCACGGTCTGACGTAATTCTATATCACTTAGGCTTTACCCAGCCCGTCAAAGCGACTTTTAACAAGATATTACCAAATTTAAGATTTGGAGATGACTGCGAATGTAAAGATATTGATAATGGCCTTTTCGGAAAGTTTTCACACAAGTCAACTACTTTATAA
- a CDS encoding Ig-like domain-containing protein, which translates to MKIYKRRRDRFIKSDKELLVKRNLITKSKYVIFFFALTIFFYNSCFAAINTGLYGDDHYAGPFPIGFTFKYYNQDFNQFYVSTNGLIQFTNPTSSYINNCLPWYRNTLYVFWDDLRTDVSNQPTGTIEYELQGISPNRKLIVQWTNQYFFRSNLPMGTFQAILYENSNQIKYQYRYLYDDRSKGNSATIGINGGIESNTNYIEIGCNTANAIKPEQAILFTPNSDFSQYQVDTDADYNFIDISGLTVNTPNPTKRYSNQAPTWSWQKINTLNTYEIEIQDQSGNMVHREITGDVDHYTFIDGLQNGHSYRARIRGSINDGGTWEMWSIFSNLVTIDTIKPNVTLQQFNRVDNNTVKVTYSVNDNLSGIESGHLQIANNQNFDVLLIDQDIDVSNNSYLVQNLNYENNQKLYARLKVTDRAGNTSEYTEPLPISSKAPTILYPLNKSTINSSSLEVQGHSDSVGEVQIYLDGKKVGKPLIIDENGYFSQIVNLPKEGNYQLTAELNNDFTINQLSQSVSLDFKLPIPVTKFITPLPEQDIFAPIDIQVTAFDEIGIKAVEIFLDNSLFATFTQPPYQVHWPLTSQDNGSHIVKVKARNTNNKVAINESRVMVNIEQPAPLTAYTGKVTSINPKISYGLQPVTITGQAIYRKDSSFVANAPIKLVLNVNGFERRIATATDDNGDFSYTFIPQETDTGIYKVAVAHPDEKMITPQDKFEVDQIIFDYQNYELKVARNIATTIDLKATSFKSVKNLHWVLTADNQPNGSLPVGIKIESDSLDISEGNSESINIEFIADDTASSTGSIYLVALADDSKDQIRGKLRINYQLGQAKPLLYAIPSYIQTGLQQGTVINANINLGNKGFANAENVQIQLVDSNNQPAPKWIFITTENMIESVAVNEQVPIHLLIQPDKSIPNGVYHFNLNVSANSKLLGVIPVSVSVTQNGEGSVQFDIADIYTATLNEHGQLITGVSGATIKLQNEDVLTEEYTIQSNEQGIALFENIPKGIYRYRVSAPNHMDVSGRINIRPDTTINEHVFLEYQIVNVEFNVTETTIKDIYDIELNATFNTQVPAPVVLIEPLSINLGYMQIGEEKVGELTITNYGLIEAQNIVLNLPQTDRYFKYEFFGELPKTLLPKEKRVIAYRVTALNPDQSKITKTVKHFESTLLRSEKKSNHCYLAPYSLIHESICANGDTSKGSSGGHYYKNDGQCLFFDWDPHGGIGNPFWIGGASPSPIPLAPGCSPEASCASGGEGSAGK; encoded by the coding sequence ATGAAAATATATAAACGTAGGCGAGATCGATTTATAAAATCGGATAAAGAATTATTAGTAAAACGTAACTTAATAACTAAAAGTAAATATGTAATATTTTTCTTTGCATTAACTATTTTTTTCTATAACTCTTGCTTTGCCGCCATTAATACCGGGCTTTATGGTGATGATCATTATGCTGGTCCGTTTCCTATTGGTTTCACTTTCAAATATTATAATCAGGACTTTAATCAGTTTTATGTTTCCACTAATGGGCTTATTCAATTCACCAATCCGACAAGCTCCTATATTAACAACTGTCTTCCATGGTATAGAAATACGCTTTATGTATTTTGGGATGATTTAAGAACTGATGTTTCAAATCAACCAACAGGCACTATTGAATATGAATTACAAGGTATATCACCTAATAGGAAGTTAATTGTACAGTGGACTAATCAATATTTTTTCCGTTCTAATCTTCCTATGGGAACATTTCAAGCTATTCTTTATGAAAACTCTAATCAAATTAAGTATCAGTATCGTTATTTGTATGATGATCGAAGTAAAGGTAACAGTGCAACGATTGGAATTAATGGCGGAATAGAATCGAATACAAATTACATAGAAATAGGTTGTAATACAGCTAATGCGATTAAACCAGAACAAGCAATCCTGTTTACACCTAATAGTGACTTTAGTCAATATCAAGTTGATACTGATGCAGATTACAATTTTATTGATATTTCGGGCTTAACTGTAAATACACCCAATCCAACAAAACGCTATAGCAACCAAGCTCCAACTTGGTCATGGCAGAAAATCAATACTCTAAATACTTATGAAATTGAAATTCAAGATCAATCCGGTAACATGGTTCATCGTGAAATTACTGGTGACGTAGATCATTATACTTTTATTGATGGTTTACAAAATGGCCATTCATATCGAGCCAGAATACGAGGTAGTATTAACGATGGCGGAACATGGGAAATGTGGTCAATATTTTCCAATTTAGTTACTATTGATACTATCAAGCCAAATGTTACTCTCCAACAATTTAATCGGGTTGATAATAATACAGTAAAAGTAACTTATTCTGTAAATGATAATTTAAGTGGTATTGAATCTGGCCATTTACAAATTGCAAATAATCAAAATTTTGATGTTCTTCTTATAGATCAAGATATTGATGTTAGCAACAATAGTTATTTAGTGCAAAATTTAAACTATGAAAATAATCAAAAATTATATGCAAGGCTGAAAGTAACAGATAGAGCAGGGAATACTTCAGAGTATACTGAACCTTTACCAATATCTTCGAAGGCTCCTACGATATTATATCCGCTTAATAAATCAACTATTAACTCCTCAAGTTTAGAAGTTCAAGGTCATAGTGATTCAGTTGGAGAAGTACAAATCTATTTGGATGGTAAAAAAGTAGGGAAACCATTGATAATTGATGAAAATGGATATTTTTCTCAAATTGTCAATCTTCCTAAAGAAGGAAATTATCAATTAACTGCTGAATTGAATAATGATTTCACTATAAACCAATTAAGCCAATCGGTATCTTTAGATTTCAAATTACCGATTCCTGTAACTAAATTTATAACACCATTACCAGAACAAGACATTTTTGCGCCAATTGATATTCAAGTCACCGCTTTTGATGAGATAGGAATTAAGGCAGTTGAAATCTTTCTTGATAATAGTTTATTTGCCACATTTACACAACCACCATATCAAGTACATTGGCCATTAACGTCTCAAGACAATGGTTCGCATATTGTTAAAGTAAAAGCCAGAAATACTAATAATAAAGTAGCGATAAATGAAAGCCGAGTAATGGTCAATATTGAGCAACCAGCACCACTAACAGCTTATACAGGTAAAGTAACTAGTATTAATCCTAAAATAAGTTATGGATTACAGCCCGTTACAATTACAGGTCAAGCCATTTATCGTAAAGACAGTTCTTTTGTAGCCAATGCTCCTATTAAATTGGTACTAAATGTTAATGGGTTTGAGCGAAGAATTGCAACAGCAACGGATGATAATGGTGATTTTTCATATACTTTTATTCCACAAGAGACTGATACAGGTATATACAAGGTAGCTGTTGCCCATCCCGATGAAAAAATGATTACTCCACAAGATAAGTTTGAAGTGGATCAAATCATATTTGATTATCAAAATTATGAGTTAAAAGTAGCTCGTAACATAGCCACGACAATAGATTTAAAAGCAACCTCTTTTAAATCTGTTAAAAATTTGCATTGGGTATTAACTGCCGATAATCAACCTAACGGAAGCCTACCAGTTGGGATCAAAATTGAGTCCGATTCATTAGATATAAGTGAAGGTAATTCCGAATCAATAAATATTGAATTTATTGCTGACGATACAGCATCATCAACAGGGAGTATCTATCTCGTAGCTTTGGCAGATGACTCAAAAGATCAAATTCGTGGTAAATTAAGAATTAACTATCAATTAGGGCAAGCTAAACCACTTCTTTATGCGATTCCGAGTTATATTCAGACAGGTTTACAACAAGGGACTGTAATAAATGCCAACATCAATTTAGGTAACAAGGGGTTTGCAAACGCTGAAAATGTACAAATTCAATTAGTAGATAGCAACAATCAACCGGCGCCGAAATGGATCTTCATTACAACTGAAAACATGATTGAATCAGTTGCAGTAAATGAACAAGTCCCAATACATTTACTCATTCAACCAGATAAATCAATTCCTAATGGGGTTTATCATTTTAATCTTAATGTATCAGCAAACAGCAAACTATTAGGAGTAATTCCTGTTAGTGTTTCAGTAACTCAAAATGGAGAAGGTTCGGTACAGTTTGATATTGCAGATATTTATACTGCAACATTAAATGAACATGGTCAACTTATCACGGGTGTTAGTGGTGCAACGATTAAATTACAAAATGAAGATGTGCTTACGGAAGAATACACAATTCAGTCTAATGAACAAGGTATTGCTTTATTCGAGAATATTCCTAAAGGTATTTATCGCTATAGAGTGAGTGCACCAAATCATATGGATGTATCAGGTCGAATCAATATCAGACCGGATACAACGATCAATGAACATGTTTTTTTAGAATATCAAATCGTAAATGTAGAATTTAATGTGACTGAAACAACAATAAAAGATATTTATGACATAGAGTTAAACGCAACTTTCAATACTCAAGTGCCTGCACCTGTAGTGTTAATCGAACCATTATCAATTAATTTAGGATATATGCAAATTGGGGAAGAAAAAGTGGGTGAGTTAACTATCACTAATTATGGATTGATAGAAGCTCAAAATATTGTTTTAAACTTACCACAAACTGATCGTTATTTTAAATATGAATTTTTTGGTGAATTACCAAAAACGCTTTTACCTAAGGAGAAAAGAGTTATTGCTTACCGAGTTACCGCTCTTAATCCAGATCAATCAAAAATAACCAAAACAGTAAAACATTTTGAATCAACATTATTAAGAAGTGAAAAAAAGAGTAATCACTGTTATTTGGCTCCTTATTCTTTAATTCATGAAAGCATATGTGCCAATGGTGATACCTCAAAAGGTAGTAGTGGCGGTCATTACTATAAAAATGATGGCCAATGTCTATTTTTTGATTGGGATCCTCACGGTGGGATAGGAAATCCATTTTGGATAGGAGGCGCATCTCCATCACCAATTCCTCTTGCTCCCGGTTGTTCACCAGAAGCTTCATGTGCTAGCGGGGGAGAAGGAAGTGCCGGTAAATGA